In the Nocardioides panaciterrulae genome, CGCCGCGTGCCGCAGCGAGCCGTCGCGGATCCGCGCGTGCAGCATCACCGGCGCGCCGAACGCCGCGGCCAGCTCGCGGGTGCGCGGGTCGTCGAGGTCGGCACGCACCTGCGGCAGGTTCGTGCGCCGGTCGGAGCCGGTGTGCAGGTCGATCCCGACCTCGCACTTCGCGACCACCTCGGTCATCATCAGGTGCGCGATCCGGCTGGCCAGCGAGCCGCGGGCCGAGCCCGGGAAGGATCGGTTCAGGTCGCGGCGGTCCGGCAGGTAGCGCTCGCCGGTCATCACGCCGAGCACGTTGAGGACGGGTACGGCGATCAGCGTGCCCCGCATGTCCCGCGGCTTCAGGGTCGCCAGCAGCCGGCGGATCACCTCGACGCCGACCACCTCGTCGCCGTGCGTGGCGGCGTTGACCCACACCACCGGTCCGTCCTCCCGGCCGTGCAGGACGCGCACCGGCAGGCCGACGTCGGCGCCGCTGATCAGCCGGGTGATCGGGAGCTCGAGGTCCCGTGCGGCGCCGGCCCGCACCCGCACCGGACCGATGGCGAAGGAGTCGCGGGGCATCAGCGACCCCGGTTCTGCCGGCGCACCGACACCTGGGGCCGGCCGCCGACGTAGGAGCGGCTCGGGTCGACCACGAAGCCCTGGCGCAGCGCCTCCCGGCCGATGAGCATCCGGAAGCCCATCTGGTCGCGGCGCGAGAGCGTCATCTCGGTGGTGACCCGCCGTCCGGCCAGGCTGACGTCCATCCGCACGACGTACCGCTCGTCGGAGTGCCCCGAGGAGCTGCGCACGAGGCGGCGGTCCAGGATCGGGCTCTCCACGGTGGTGGCGTCCTCGCCGGAGCCCTGCCAGGGGTGCACCGAGTAGCGCACCCACGGCGCGCCGTCGCGCTCGAGCTCGACGAGGTCGAAGGCGTGGATCGCCGAGGAGCGCGCGCCGGTGTCGATCTTGGCCTTGATCCAGCCGACGCCGCAGTCGGGGAGGCTCACCCACTCCCGCCAGCCGACGAGGGTGCTCTCAGGGGTCTTCGACACGGGCACATCCTGTCAGGAGCCGACCAGCGCCCGGGCCAGGCGGCACCCTGCTCGGTGATCGGTGCTTGAATGGGCGGCCGTCACCCCCGGCGGCCCCAGGACGGTCATGAAACTGGCGATCCTCTCCCGAGCACCACGTGCCTACAGCACCCAGCGACTCCGGTCGGCCGCGCTCGAGCGCGGCCACAACGTGAAGGTGCTCAACACGCTGCGCTTCTCCATCGACCTCTCCGGCGACGAGCCCGACCTGCAGTTCCGGGGCAAGCATCTCTCCAGCTACGACGCGGTCCTGCCGCGGATCGGCAACTCGATCACCTACTTCGGCACGGCCGTGGTCCGTCAGTTCGAGCAGATGGACGTCTACACGCCGAACCCGGCGTACGGCATCACCAACAGCCGCGACAAGCTCCGCGCCACCCAGATCCTGTCCCGCCACAACATCGGGATGCCCGCCACGACGTTCGTGCGCGACCGCAAGGACGTGGTCGCGGCCATCGAGCGGGTCGGCGGCGCGCCGGTGGTGATCAAGCTGCTCGAGGGCACCCAGGGCATCGGCGTGATCCTCGCGCCGGACCGCAAAGTCGCCGAGGCGATCATCGAGACCCTGCACAGCACCCAGCAGAACGTGCTGATCCAGCGGTTCGTGAAGGAGAGCAAGGGCCGCGACATCCGAGCGCTGGTCGTCGGTGACCGGGTCGTCGCCGCGATGCGACGGGTCGCCCAGGGCGACGAGTTCCGCTCGAACGTGCACCGCGGCGGGTCGGTCGAGCCGGTCGCGCTCGACGCGGAGTACGAGCGCACCGCGGTGCGCGCGGCCCAGATCATGGGCCTGCGGGTCGCCGGCGTGGACATGCTCGAGGGCAACGACGGTCCGCTGGTGATGGAGGTCAACTCCTCGCCCGGCCTGGAGGGCATCGAGACCGCCACCCAGCTCGACGTCGCCGGCGCGATCATCGACTTCATCGCCAACCAGGTGGCCTTCCCCGAGATCGACGTCCGCCAGCGGCTCAGCGTCTCGACCGGGTACGGCGTGGCCGAGCTCGTGGTCCACCCCGGGGCCGACATGGTCGGCCGGAAGCTCAGCGAGTCCGGACTCGACGACCGCGACATCACCGTGCTCACCCTGCACCGCGGTGCCACCGTGATCCCCAACCCGCGCAACAAGGAGCTCGTCGAGGCGGGCGACCGACTGCTCTGCTTCGGCAAGCTGGAGGAGATGCGCTCGATGATCCCCGCGCGCCGCCGGCGCCGCAGCCGGGTCAAGAAGCTGCCGGAGCAGCCGATCCCCGAGTCCTGACCGGTCCGGCGTGCCGACCGCCGAGGGGCCGCTGGTGGTCGCCCGGCACGGGTCGGCCGGGTCGGCCGGGTCGGCCGGGGCGGGCTGGGGCGGGCTGGGGCGGGCTGGGCGGGATAGTCCGTGACGTTTCGGCCCCTTACTGACCCGCAGCGGGGCCGGATCGTCACGGACTACCCCCGTCGCCCTCCCACCGGCCGGCCGGCCCCACGGTGTCAACGAGCGCCGACTCGGCGTGCTCAACCGCTCCAGACCAGTGCCGCGCCGGAGTTTGTGCCGTAGCGCGGCGGGAAGTCCGTCGTTGACGCAGGCAGACGGAGGAGCAGGTCCTCCACGGCGAAGGGTCCACCAGCATGCGACTGCTGTCCTCATCCGCCCGTACGGCGCTCGGGAGCCTCGGCGCCCTTCTGCTGCTGGCCGGCGGCCTGACCGCGCTCGGGTCGGCCGACGCCGCGACCCCGGCCGAGGGGACCGTCGCCGCCGACGGCCACCACAAGGCGACCTGGACCGGGGGACCGTTCGCGGTCCCGAACGTCACCGGCAACGCGCTGGACCAGCCGGACTGCTCGGCCCCGCAGTCGTGTGACGACTTCACGCTGCACGTCGACAGCCCGAAGGGCTACGGCGCCCACCACCAGCTGAGGGTGCGGGTCGGCTGGTCGAACGCCGCGGCCGACTTCGACGTCTACCTGCTCGACGCGAAGGGCGACGCGGTGGCCACCGCCGCGAGCAGCGCCGACCCCGAGCTGATCCTCGCGGCGCCGAAGGCGGGCGACTACACCGTGCGCGTCGTGCCGTTCGCCCCGCTCGGCGAGAGCTACTCCGCCACCGCCAAGCTGGTGAAGAAGCCGGACAACCCGGCCCCGGCGCCCGGCAGGGCGCCCACCTTCCGCAACTACAAGGCGCCGAAGAAGTTCGCCGACGCCGACAACGCCGGCGAGCCCAGCATCGGCAACAGCTTCAAGACCGGCGCCACGATGTACCAGGCCTACCTGTCGACCTACAAGGTCCGCTGGAAGCACGGCAAGGCCGCGTGGACCGACGTCTCGGCCAACGCCGGCAACGGCTGCCCGCAGGGCAGCACACAGAGCCTCGACCCGATCCTGTTCACCGACCGCCAGACCGGCCGCACCTTCGAGTCCCAGCTGACCGGGGTCGACTCCGCGACCTGCTGGACCGACGACGACGGCAAGACCTGGAACCCCAGCGAGGGCGGCGGCATCCCCAGCGGGGTCGACCACCAGAGCATCGGCGGTGGCCCCTACGCGGCCGGCGGACTGGGCGGCCTGCCGACCTCGGCGTACCCGAACGCCGTCTACTACTGCAGCCAGGACATCGCGACCGCGTTCTGCGCCGCGTCCCACGACGGCGGCACCACCTTCGGCGCGGGCGTCCCGACCTACGACCTGACCCAGTGCGGCGGCCTGCACGGCCACCTCAAGGTCGCCCCCGACGGCACGGCCTACCTGCCGAACAAGGGCTGCGGCTCCAACGCCGCCGTCGCGGTCTCCTCCGACGACGGCCAGAGCTGGACGGTCCGCAAGGTGCCCTCGAGCACCGTCGGCGACTCCGACCCGTCGATCGGGATCGGCGCCAACGGCACGGTCTACTTCGGGTACGTCGGCGCCGACAGCCGACCCGGCGTCGCGGTGAGCCACGACCAGGGCCGGACCTGGAAGCACGGCCAGCAGGTCGCCGGTGACTTCGGCGTCAAGAACGCGGTGTTCCCGGAGATGGTCGCGGGCGCCGACGACCGCGCCGCGTTCGCCTACCTCGGCACCACCAAGGGGGGCAACTACCAGGCGACCGGCAAGTTCAAGGGCGTCTGGCACCTCTACATCAGCACGACGTACGACGGCGGCCGGCACTGGGTGACCCGGGACGCCACCCCGAAGGACCCGGTGCAGCGCGGCTCGCTGTGCACCGGCGGCACCACCTGCGGCAACGACCGGAACCTGCTCGACTTCATGGACATCACCCTCGACGAGCACGGGCGGATCCTGGTCGGCTACGCCGACGGCTGCATCGGCGCCTGCGTGGACCACCCGAGGAAGAACGGCCACGACGCCTACGCCACGATCGCCCGGCAGACCGGGGGCCGCACGCTGTTCCCGAAGTACGACCGATGAGGGGGTCTGCCGGGGCGCGGCCGGGCAGGGTGCGGCCGGTGGGGTTGCGGGCGGCGGCGCTCGCGGTCGCCCTGCTGCTCGGCCTGCCGACGCTGGCGGGCTGCGGCGGCGACGCCGACGGCGAGCCGGCGTCGGGCCGGGGGACCGAGCCGACCCAGGGGCACGAGACCGATCAGGAGGCCGGCAACGAGCTCGAGGGGGCCGCCGACCGGACGATCTGCCAGGCCGACGCGACCGCCGTGGCCACGCCGTACGCCGAGGGCTTCCCCGACGCGTGGCGCTTCCCGCCGCGGACCACGGTCTACGACGTCGAGGACCGCGGCTCGACCGGGGTGATCGTCACCGGGATCTCCTCGACCCCGTTCAAGCAGATCCTCGACTTCCTCAACCACGACGCGGTCGACGCCGGCTTCGAGGTCACCGGCGGGGAGACCGAGGAGCACGACGCCGAGGCGAACTGGTCCACGGGGCGGCAGGACGGGCGCTGGGCGATCCGCGAATCGCCGCAGTGCCCCGGCGAGACCGTGATCCAGGTGTACGCCGAGCCGACGTCCTGACCGGCGCCGGACTGGTGCTGCCGGCTGGTGCTGCCGGCTGGGGCTGCCAGCTCAGCCCCTCCACCCCCAGCCCGCCGTGTAGGAGACTGCTGCCGTGACCGACCAGCCCACGCTCAGCCGGGCCCAGCGGGCCACCACCAGCGCCGTGTCCGTCGGCCGGGAGGTCCAGGGCCGGATCTACCGCGCCGGCGTCTTCGGCCACCGACCGGCGGTCCCGGTCGAACCGGCCGCGCTCGAGCGTGCGGCCGAGCGGGCGATGAGCCGGCAGGCCTGGTCCTACGTGGCCGGCAGCGCCGGCCAGCAGCGCACCGCCCGGGCCAACGTCGAGGCGTTCGACCGGCACCGGATCGTGCCGCGGATGCTGGTCGACGTCGAGGAGCGCGACACCTCGGTGGAGCTCTTCGGCCGCCGGCTGCCGGCGCCGCTGCTGTTCGCGCCCGTCGGCGTGCTCGAGATGGCGCACCGGGACGCCGACCTCGCGGTCGCCGAGGCGGCCCGGCAGCTGGGCCTCCCGATGGTGCTCTCCACGCAGGCGTCGGTGCCGATGGAGCAGGTGGCCGCCCGCCTCGGGGACGCACCACGCTGGTTCCAGCTCTACTGGAGCCGCGAGGACGAGCTCGTCGACTCGTTCGTACGCCGGGCCGAGCAGATCGGCAGCGAGGCGATCGTGGTCACGCTGGACACCCACGTGCTCGGCTGGCGCACCCGCGACCTCGACCTGGCCTACCTGCCGTTCGCGCGCGGCCAGGGCATCGCGCAGTACACCAGCGACCCGGTCTTCCGGCGGCTGGTGGCGGAGCGGGCGGCGGCCGGGCCCTCGGGCGAGCCGACGCCCCGGCCGACCGCGGCCGCCGTACGCGCGCTGGTCTCGATGGCGCGGCACTGGCCGGGCGACACCTGGGGCAACCTGCGCTCCCCGCTGCCGCGGGCCGCGGTCGAGACCTTCCTCGACGTGTTCTCGCGCTCGTCGCTGAGCTGGGCCGACCTGGCCTACCTGCGCGAGCGGACCGCGCTGCCGATCCTGCTCAAGGGCATCCAGGACCCGCGGGACGCGGCGCTCGCCCTGGACCACGGCGTGGACGGGATCGTGGTGTCCAATCACGGGGGCCGCCAGGTCGACGGCGCGATCGGGTCGCTCGACGCCCTGCCCGGCATCGTGGAGGAGGTCGACGGCCGGGTCCCGGTGCTGTTCGACAGCGGCGTGCGCAGCGGCGCCGACGCGTTCAAGGCGCTCGCGCTCGGCGCCCGGGCGGTGCTGGTCGGGCGGCCCTGGGTCTACGGGCTGGCGCTCGCCGGCGCGCGGGGGGTGCGCGAGGTGATGGAGGACCTGTGGGCCGAGCTCGACCTGACCATGGCGCTGAGCGGCGTCGGCGGCGTCGAGCAGGTCACCCGCGACCTGCTGGCCTGAGCTCGCCGGCCGGGGCGGCACCCGCCCGCGGCGGTAGACTCGGGCGTCACCCAGGCCGCGACGGAACGGAACCCATGGGCCGCCAGCACATGCAGATCGGCGAGGTCGCCAACCGCACCGGTCTGAGCCTGCGCACCATCCGCTACTACGAGGAGATGGGCCTGGTCGTGCCCTCGGCGCGTACGACGGGCGGCTTCCGGCTCTACACCGAGAGCGACGTGGCCCGGCTGATGGTGATCAAGCGGA is a window encoding:
- a CDS encoding RimK/LysX family protein; protein product: MSKTPESTLVGWREWVSLPDCGVGWIKAKIDTGARSSAIHAFDLVELERDGAPWVRYSVHPWQGSGEDATTVESPILDRRLVRSSSGHSDERYVVRMDVSLAGRRVTTEMTLSRRDQMGFRMLIGREALRQGFVVDPSRSYVGGRPQVSVRRQNRGR
- a CDS encoding RimK family alpha-L-glutamate ligase; the protein is MKLAILSRAPRAYSTQRLRSAALERGHNVKVLNTLRFSIDLSGDEPDLQFRGKHLSSYDAVLPRIGNSITYFGTAVVRQFEQMDVYTPNPAYGITNSRDKLRATQILSRHNIGMPATTFVRDRKDVVAAIERVGGAPVVIKLLEGTQGIGVILAPDRKVAEAIIETLHSTQQNVLIQRFVKESKGRDIRALVVGDRVVAAMRRVAQGDEFRSNVHRGGSVEPVALDAEYERTAVRAAQIMGLRVAGVDMLEGNDGPLVMEVNSSPGLEGIETATQLDVAGAIIDFIANQVAFPEIDVRQRLSVSTGYGVAELVVHPGADMVGRKLSESGLDDRDITVLTLHRGATVIPNPRNKELVEAGDRLLCFGKLEEMRSMIPARRRRRSRVKKLPEQPIPES
- a CDS encoding sialidase family protein; translated protein: MRLLSSSARTALGSLGALLLLAGGLTALGSADAATPAEGTVAADGHHKATWTGGPFAVPNVTGNALDQPDCSAPQSCDDFTLHVDSPKGYGAHHQLRVRVGWSNAAADFDVYLLDAKGDAVATAASSADPELILAAPKAGDYTVRVVPFAPLGESYSATAKLVKKPDNPAPAPGRAPTFRNYKAPKKFADADNAGEPSIGNSFKTGATMYQAYLSTYKVRWKHGKAAWTDVSANAGNGCPQGSTQSLDPILFTDRQTGRTFESQLTGVDSATCWTDDDGKTWNPSEGGGIPSGVDHQSIGGGPYAAGGLGGLPTSAYPNAVYYCSQDIATAFCAASHDGGTTFGAGVPTYDLTQCGGLHGHLKVAPDGTAYLPNKGCGSNAAVAVSSDDGQSWTVRKVPSSTVGDSDPSIGIGANGTVYFGYVGADSRPGVAVSHDQGRTWKHGQQVAGDFGVKNAVFPEMVAGADDRAAFAYLGTTKGGNYQATGKFKGVWHLYISTTYDGGRHWVTRDATPKDPVQRGSLCTGGTTCGNDRNLLDFMDITLDEHGRILVGYADGCIGACVDHPRKNGHDAYATIARQTGGRTLFPKYDR
- a CDS encoding succinylglutamate desuccinylase/aspartoacylase family protein; this translates as MPRDSFAIGPVRVRAGAARDLELPITRLISGADVGLPVRVLHGREDGPVVWVNAATHGDEVVGVEVIRRLLATLKPRDMRGTLIAVPVLNVLGVMTGERYLPDRRDLNRSFPGSARGSLASRIAHLMMTEVVAKCEVGIDLHTGSDRRTNLPQVRADLDDPRTRELAAAFGAPVMLHARIRDGSLRHAAREQGATVLLYEGGEAWRFDEWAITAAVDGVRRVLEELGMVDRVEEEAPPAPSVECRASGWVRARHTGFLHLDAQLGQQVTDGDRLGSLSDSFGRTLRLVRADRTGLVVGRTEAPVVNGGDAVVHLATPEP
- a CDS encoding alpha-hydroxy-acid oxidizing protein, which gives rise to MTDQPTLSRAQRATTSAVSVGREVQGRIYRAGVFGHRPAVPVEPAALERAAERAMSRQAWSYVAGSAGQQRTARANVEAFDRHRIVPRMLVDVEERDTSVELFGRRLPAPLLFAPVGVLEMAHRDADLAVAEAARQLGLPMVLSTQASVPMEQVAARLGDAPRWFQLYWSREDELVDSFVRRAEQIGSEAIVVTLDTHVLGWRTRDLDLAYLPFARGQGIAQYTSDPVFRRLVAERAAAGPSGEPTPRPTAAAVRALVSMARHWPGDTWGNLRSPLPRAAVETFLDVFSRSSLSWADLAYLRERTALPILLKGIQDPRDAALALDHGVDGIVVSNHGGRQVDGAIGSLDALPGIVEEVDGRVPVLFDSGVRSGADAFKALALGARAVLVGRPWVYGLALAGARGVREVMEDLWAELDLTMALSGVGGVEQVTRDLLA